GGCGGTCAGGACTGAGTAAGGATGGCCGCCTGCGAGCAGAGTGCCGATTGCACTCAGGGTTCCTGTGATAATGAACCACCATCCGAAAGCTATCAAAAGGAGTTTCAGTGGAACGCCCGAAAGCAGGAGCAGCAAAAAAAACCCGATAATAAGACCTACAAAGGCAAAACCGATAATTTTGCCAATTCCAAATCGTTTCTTCGGAATCTGCATAAGAGAATTAAGAGGAGGAAGGCTCTTTGGGTTCTCCAGGTAGTTAATTACACCTGGTTTATGTCCTGCTCCGATTACCGCAACAATGGTTTTGTTTCCACCAGCAGCCGTCCTGAGAATGCTCCCTGCAAGGTATGCGTCCCTTTCATCTATGAGAGTTTCAGCTGCAGTTGGGGCAAATTCTCTGAGCTCGCTAACGAGGGCTGTGACAACATCCTGTTGAGTTATCTGGTCTATGTCGATTTCTGCTCCTTTTCCTATTCCTATCAGGCCGCCTATAAGAGAACCCAGCATCTTTATTTTCTCAGTAAATTTCATGCGGCCCCAGAAACGCTGGAGAGTCACCTGAATATCCCTGTCAATTAGAGCTATTTTAGCTCCTGAGGCTTCTGCTTCTTCAATTGCGGAAATCATCTCGGAACCGGGCTTTACACCCATGTCTTCACCGATCTTTTTCTGCACATAAGCAAGCAGCCAGTGGACAAGGTAGTAATACACTTTTCCTTCGGTGAGAATTTCCTTTATTGGAACCTGATTTGTTTCCGGAACATTTCCTTTAAGAGAATCGTAACGTGCCCTGCAAAGCTCAACAGCTACGATATCGGGTTTAAGATTTCTGATTGCGCTTCTTACCTCATTCACACTCTTTTCGGAAACGTGTGCCGTGCCTATAAGCACAACTTTTGAAGGGTGAAACTCAACAGATGAATTGTTTCCGTCCGGGATTTGAGGCTGGAAAGGAGAAGGAATTAACAGTTCCGAAACTGAAGCAGGAAGAAGCTCGGGGTTAAGTCCTTCCCCCCTACCGGGCTTCATTTCGACCTTTTCGATTTCTGTTGTAGATGACGGCACAGAAATGATTTCTTCTGGATTGTTGATTGAAGAGTCAGAAAGTTTAAACTTCCCAACAGAAACATTGCCTTCCTTAGATTCTATAGGTTTGTCCATAGAGTGTATTGACTCCTGAGATGAACTGTAAGAATTTCGTTCAGGATCCATTTCCTGAGAATCTGTGATTTCATATTTATTCATAATCAGTCTCTTTGTTACAGCAGATTAGCAGTGCCGGATAAATATGTATTAGATAAATATGTATTGGATAAACATGTATTGGATAAATATGTATTAATATAGCATCTCATTTGTATTGCTGTGTACTTCTTGTTCGGTGTGCGTTATTCCGCTTTCATTTCATTGCCAGAATGTTCTACATTAGCGTTATGCTTCCGGATTTAAACATTTATTGCAGCGAATTTGAAGTTATCAGGTGAATGGTTTAGCGTATAAGTAATTTAATGCATGGTAAATTAAGCTATACATAATTAAACTATACATGTTAAATAAGTTATATATGTTAAATAATTGACCCTCAGATGCCAGTTTGCAATGGTAAATCCGGATAGAATTAAATTTATATTTCTGGAAAATTTATATATTCCAAAGAATTTGTATTTCTGGAAAATTTATATTTTCCAAAGAATTTGTATTTCTGGAAAATTATATTTCCAGAAAAAATCTTTTGATTTATCACTCTTTCGAGTTCACTATTCGATCCGATTCACTATTCTATCAGATTACTATTCTAATCTGAATTTTAATTCCATCAGATTCATTATTCAGATCTAAATTTTAATTTTATTATGTTTGTTATTCTGATCTGAGTTTGAGTATCCTGACCAGATCTGTTCTGGAGAGCACCCCTACAAGAGATCCATTATCAATTACCAGAACCCTTCCGATATTTTTGGATGTAACCAGTTTGAGGACATCACTTGCCTGTGCATCAGAAGGAACAGATATTATATCTCTTGTCATGATATCTGAGACCCGCATCACAGGGCGGTCAATGGTGGGAACGCGCTGGATATCTGTAAAAGTTACGATTCCTTTCAGGTTGCCGCTTTCTACCACAGGATAGCCCATATGTTTTTTCTCAAACATAAACTGAATTAGATCTTCAACATTCATGGAAGGGGGAACTGAAACTACTTCTTTTGTCATTATGTCTTTTACCAGAATATTTTCCAGACTTAC
This window of the Methanosarcina mazei S-6 genome carries:
- a CDS encoding TraB/GumN family protein, which codes for MNKYEITDSQEMDPERNSYSSSQESIHSMDKPIESKEGNVSVGKFKLSDSSINNPEEIISVPSSTTEIEKVEMKPGRGEGLNPELLPASVSELLIPSPFQPQIPDGNNSSVEFHPSKVVLIGTAHVSEKSVNEVRSAIRNLKPDIVAVELCRARYDSLKGNVPETNQVPIKEILTEGKVYYYLVHWLLAYVQKKIGEDMGVKPGSEMISAIEEAEASGAKIALIDRDIQVTLQRFWGRMKFTEKIKMLGSLIGGLIGIGKGAEIDIDQITQQDVVTALVSELREFAPTAAETLIDERDAYLAGSILRTAAGGNKTIVAVIGAGHKPGVINYLENPKSLPPLNSLMQIPKKRFGIGKIIGFAFVGLIIGFFLLLLLSGVPLKLLLIAFGWWFIITGTLSAIGTLLAGGHPYSVLTAFSVAWLTTLHPLIAAGWFAGIVEARQRNPTAADIKALAGIETFREMFKNRFMRVLLVASFANIGSMTGTFLGAYVMIRVTGLDPRDILLSGFNALGL